In Rutidosis leptorrhynchoides isolate AG116_Rl617_1_P2 chromosome 2, CSIRO_AGI_Rlap_v1, whole genome shotgun sequence, one genomic interval encodes:
- the LOC139888574 gene encoding uncharacterized protein produces MAKKGEVEQASTTFLKRECDGILKKCNLPSKMGDPGPFLIPCNVNGSEMFTSLADSGASINFMPYSIYQRLSLGDLSPKKMGVKLIDQSISPSVGIAEDIIVKVGEMEFLADFVIVDIKEDPVIPAFWVGHFWQPRVLSLTLEPKS; encoded by the coding sequence ATGGCCAAGAAGGGAGAAGTTGAGCAAGCATCCACCACTTTCCTAAAAAGGGAGTGTGATGGAATTTTAAAGAAATGTAACCTACCATCAAAAATGGGTGATCCCGGGCCTTTCCTCATCCCATGCAATGTGAATGGGTCGGAGATGTTTACATCCTTAGCCGACTCGGGGGCTAGTATCAACTTTATGCCCTACTCTATCTATCAAAGATTAAGCCTAGGTGACCTTTCACCTAAAAAAATGGGAGTAAAGTTAATTGACCAATCCATTAGCCCTAGCGTGGGGATCGCCGAAGACATAATTGTGAAAGTAGGTGAAATGGAGTTCCTGGCCGATTTTGTAATTGTAGATATAAAGGAAGACCCGGTTATTCCCGCGTTTTGGGTAGGCCATTTTTGGCAACCGCGGGttctttctttgactttagaacCGAAAAGTTGA